In Haliscomenobacter hydrossis DSM 1100, the DNA window TATTTTGTGGTAGAAAACCCCATCGACACCCTGGTGTTGGATGCATTGAAGTGGAAAATGCCAGAGGTCGATATCGTGTTATCCAATGGATTTCGCTTTTGTCCACCTCGCGCCACCCCAGATCATACGGGCAATATCCCGATCACGAATGGCTTCATCTTCGACATGTTGCCCGTTGATAGTACCGTGCGTACCGCTAAAGTAAGCGGGCAGCAAATCATCAATTGGCTGGAGGCTGAGTTGAATAATGTTTTTGCCAAGGATGCCTCACAACGCTTCGGAGGATGGTTGATTAAATTTAAGGGGATGGAAATCTCTTTCAATGCTTTTGCAGACAAAGGAAAACGTGTTCAAAGCGTAGAAATAGGCGATCAGCCCCTGGATTTGACCAAAATGTACAGCATTTCCGCCTGCGAACGGGAAGGAGACCCCATGGACATGCTTTGCCGAATCCGCAACGTAGCAGATGCCAAAAACACGGTTTATACCCTACATTCCGTGATGCGGGAATACCTGGCGACCAATTCACCCGTCAGCCCCAAGCCCCCGCTGAATGCAAAAATATTGGATGCACCCCAAACCCTGCTTACCCAGGTCACTGGTGTAGATTATAAATTTACCTAAAATCGCTGTATCATGAAACAATTGCTTGTTTTGCTTTTTGTGCTTTCGATTGCCCAACTTGCCGGTGCCCAGTCCCACCAAACCCTTAGCGACGAGGGCTACCAGGACAATAAAATCGTATTTCAGGTGGTAACGCAGGATACCTTAGCACACAAGGCTTTGATGAAACAATTGAACAATATCCGTTCGGTAGCTCCCAACACGCCCATTGAAGTGGTGTGTCACGGACCTGGTTTGTACATGTTGGTAAAAGACCGCTGTGTCGTCCAGAAACAGCTCAAAGAACAAAGTGCAAAAGGCATCGTTTTCGTGGCTTGCGAATTTTCCCTGAAAGAACGGAATGTAGCCAAAGATGATATCGTCGCGGAAGCCAACTTTGTAAGATCCGGTGCCTTGGAAATTGCCACCAAACAGACCAAAGGCTGGAGTTATTTGAAGGCAGGATTTTAGGCCACCCATTTTTACACGCTATCCTAACCGTGTATTCGAAAAAGCTTGTTTAAATTTTTGGTTTGCAGCCAAAAATTTAAACAAGCTACAAAAAGCCAAAACCAGTGTTTTACGGCTTATTCCCAAAAAGGTTTCACTTTATTCAGCTTATTCGACCAGTTGATTCCCTTCATGTCTACCACCCGACGGTAGCGGATTATTGCCTTTAATACATTAAAACTAATTGGTAAATAAAGTCCGAATTCCATATTTTGTCCATCATTTCCAGAAAGAGCCAACCGAAATTATCTCATCCGTCAAGGGCAATTGTATTTCCAAAATCCATAAAATTTTTCAGCCATGAAATTAGTAAATGTAACCGTACGTGGCGGCAACACTGCGGATGGAGCCACGGGTGTATCTTTTTCGGTATTGCCCAATGAGGTAGTTGTGCTCATTCCTGGTAGCCGGGAACCCATTCTAAATGTTCCCTTAGTAGACAATCCACTGCTCAATCGCCAGGCCTACAGTTTTGGAGTAGACGGTTTTGAGGTTGACATCGAAGTGCTGCAAGTAGCCGATGAAGTGGGCGGGGATTGTGGAGCAGAAGGGGAAACCGAGCTGGAGTATGAGACCGATGAAATCAACACCATCGAGGAAGAAGAAGCCATTGAAGCGCTACATGAAGTTCTCGGTGAACCCGAACTCGAATCCGAAACCACCGAATCAGGGGAGTCAACAGCCTTGGAGATGCTACTGGCCAATACACCCGAAAGTGCGGAGACAGCAGAATCCCCTTTGGATGAAGCAACGGTACCCATTGTTGCGGATGACTTGGCCCTTGAAGACGCCATTCCGATTGAGTTGCATGTCCCAGATTCGGCAGCGGAAACGGCAGCACAGGAGGAAATTGTTCACGAAACATCGGCCAGCATCGATGCTCCCCAGGAGGAGGAGAAACCGGAAACGGCTTTTTTTCCGCATCTTGATGGAGGAACTGACCTTGCTGTGGAGACAGATCCGGATGTGGTTCAGCTAGAAGACGAATCCAAAAATGCCGATGAACTAAGACATTTGTTGGAACAAACCCAGGCTTTGTTGAAAAAATACGATTTGAACAGTGTAGAGCATTAACACCACACAGATTAAAGATTAAGAGCCGTATTCCACACTTGATGCTGGAATACGGCTCTTCCCGTTCTATCCTTTCGTAGTAGAATGTTAGTGGATGTGTCCCGCCTTTTGCGAAATCTCCAACATCCGATCAATACACACCCGACCTTGCTGGATTACCCAGTCCGGGAGTATGATTTCCGGCAATTCGTGTTTCATGCACAGGTACAGTTTTTCCAGGGTATTGAGGCGCATGTAGGGGCATTCGTTGCATGCACAATTGTTTTCGGGCGGCGCGGGGATGAATACTTTATCCGGTGACGCTTTTTGCATCTGGTGCAGGATACCGGCCTCGGTAGCCACGATAAATTCTTTAGCTGGGCTTTTTTGGGTGTATTTGAGCAGCCCAGTAGTAGAGCCGATGTAGCTTGCTTTAGCGAGGATGTGTTCTTCACACTCCGGGTGTGCAATGAACTCTGCATGGGGGTGCCGCAGCATCAATTTCGTGATTTTTTCATTGGAAAAAATCTCGTGCACCATACAAGCGCCGTTCCAAAGTACCATGTCACGACCCGTCTTTTTGATCAGGTACGCGCCGAGGTTTTTATCGGGAGCGAATATAATTTTTTGATCCAGAGGGATGCTGTTGATCACGTCCACTGCATTGGTCGAAGTACAACAAATATCGGTCAGGGTTTTGAGTTCTGCCGAACAATTGACGTAGCTCACCACTACGTGATCGGGGTATTTTTCCAAAAACTTTTTGAACAAGGGAGCTGGAGCGGAATCGGCCAGCGAGCAACCTGCCTTTAAGTCGGGCAACAACACCTTTTTTTGTGGAGAAAGCATTTTGGCGGTTTCGGCCATAAAGTGTACTCCGGCAAAAACGATGATATCGGCATCCGTATTGGCCGCTTCCCGTGAAAGCCCGAGGCTGTCGCCAATGTAATCGGCAATGTCTTGAATGTCGGGTTCCTGGTAGTAGTGGGCCAGGATGATGGCATTTTTTTCTTTCTTCAGGCGATTGATTTCCTCGAAGAGATCCAGGGTAGGATCTACCTCCAGGTCGAGGTAGCCTTTTTGCGTCAAGGTTTGTTGTGCAACTGCGATGGCATCCATGGTCGGAGATTGAAAAGGATTTATAACTCTGCGGTTAAAATTACTTTAGATTACATTCTAACGCAAAGGTAACGAAAAAAGTTTAGTACTTATTTTAGAAACCAAACTAAGTCTTTTAAAAATTTTACTGCTCAATTAAAAAAGTAGTAAATTCAACGTTGGATTTAATACCACATCAACATGTGGTTGTACCCTCGCTGCCCTTTTTTCAACTTTGTGGTATGGAAAAGATCAATTTGGCAATCGTGGAAGACGACCCCCTGATTCGGGAAAGTCTGGAAAATTTTCTAACGGAGCACCCCTCGCTGAAAATAGGGCTCATTGCCAAAAGCATGGAGGAGTTCCTGGAAGCCATCAAAGATGCAGCTTCCAGGCCCGCGCTGGATCTACTACTCCTGGACATTGAACTGCCCGGCATGTCGGGCATCCAGGGCATCTACCACATCAAACAAAAATACCCGGACTTGGACATCGTCATGCTGACCACCTTTGAAGAAGAAGAAAAAATCTTCAATTCCCTGTGTGCCGGCGCTTGTTCTTACATTTCCAAACGAACGCCTCTGGTCACAATCAGGGAGGCCATTTTTACGGTTCACCGTGGGGGATCGTACATGTCGCCCTCCATAGCGCGCAAAATTGCCCAGCATTTTATGCCCAAAGAGCGAAAAGAAGGTGAATTGCTATCGCTGCGGCAAAAGGAAATTGTACAAGGCATCGTAGACGGCTTGAGTTACAAAATGATTGCCGACAAACTCGACATTTCCATCGACACCGTACGCGACCACATCAAGCGGATCTACCGGGCACTGGAGGTAAACAGCAAGGCGGAGGTGATCCGGAAGTCTTTGGAAGGGGAGATTTGACAATTTTAACTGGAAACCTACATCTTTAAATATGCTCTAAAACACCTAAAAACATGGCTTTTCACAAAAATGACGAACCAGGGAAAAAAATTTCTTTTGCGAAAGCAGAAAAATTGATCGAAGAAAACGTGATAGACTTGGGGAGCGAACTTGGAATAACCTCACTTTCAGGGTTCTTATCCGCAGATATTCTGAACGAAGTGCTCAATGATCGCCCTGATTGTGTCGGAATTCGCATATACAATGCGACCGAAATTAATGGTTTGATATTGGTTGGCGTTTTTAGTGAAGGAGATGAACTAGATGAAAATCCTCGTGGTATGCCTGGGTATGTTATCTCTCGGGGTACTCCCGAACAAATGCAATTTGATCGGGTAACACGACGATTTGCCGCTGATACCGTTTGGCACTTTTGGAAACTTGTAACCGTCTTCGATGGACAAGATGCTACTTTTGCTTCCTACTTTAGCGCACGGGTTATTCGTGAATTGTTGCAGGCCGAGGACTGTAACGGGATCAAGTTTTATACCGTTGGGCTATTGGAAAGTGGAAAATTTCCATTTACCCATCTGGCGGTACCTGCCAAGCATACGCCGCTTATCGGGATTGAATTACGTGGGCAAGCAGGGAATTGCATTATTTGTCCTGATCCTTGTCCACCGCGTTGTGCACCAGATGCGCCAATCGGCAATGACATTCAGGATGTTGCGCTAACTGAGTCTGAACTCAGGGCGGCGATTCAATCAATGGAACCAGCTGAAGATGTATTCGAAACTATTGCCGGAACAAAATATTTGATAGCCTGGCAGCAGGTACAAGATGAATCCGATATAGCCTAAGAGCTTGTTTAATCAAGTTTTACCCAATAAGTTGCCACAACCTATGTGGATGTCAAAAAAATGGATAGTTATCTGGCTGTTGGGTTTTATGCAGACATCTTTTGCTCAGCATAAAACCCAACTTCATTTTGAGCACCTCAGCAAGGAACATGGGTTTATCGCTGGCAATCGTACGTATATGTACTTGGACCATGATGGCTTGATGTGGCTTAGTGCGCGGGATGGATTAAATAGTTTTGATGGTCAAAAAATTAAAGCATACCCTGAGCTAGCCAATAAAAAGATTACCAGTACTTTTTTTGAAGATGATAAAAAAGACCTATGGTTTTCAACTGCTGAATCAATTTACTGCTATCAACGCAAGCGTGGTGTTTTTGAGTCATTTCAGTTTAAATCACCAGGAAAAGCTCCAGTTACAAAAAAATATACGGCCTTTCATTTTCATAAAAATGGGGATTTGTGGGTAAAAATTGAGCAAAGTAGAGGCGCTTATCTTTATGGGTTTAATGTAAAAAGTAAAAAATTCAGGCCACTTTTCCCTTTGGAAGGAAATCTCCATTATGCAATTGTTGATCAGTTAGGTGAAGTTTCGCATATCGTTTCCACTCAACTTGTTGGCCAATGGGATCTGCAAATCACAGCCATCAAGACGGGAAAACGCCAGCAAAAAGCCTTTACAAATTATGCGAATGGCACCGAGGTGCTCAATAATCTGAATACCTGGACAAATAGTGCTTATCCCGAAGGTGATAGTATCATTTGGGCGGCTGTAAATGTAGGTTTAGGGGTTTATTACCCTAAAAGAGATACCGGGTGGATCATCAATGGTTATACCGATAAGGTAAAAATAACCGACCAAGGAATTGGAGAAACCTGGGCCATCGTTCCTTTGACAACCCGTTATCTCTTGGTGTCCAGCGAAGAAGCTGGGCTATTGGTTTTTGATAAACAAAGTATGAAGTTCGTTGATCAGTTTTTAGTAGATCGCAACACCCAATTTGGTCTCACCAGTAATTCGCTGCAAGAACTATACCTGGATCGATTGCATACCCTCTGGGTTAGCCAAAAAGATAGGGGTATTGCCTATACAAGTTTAAGCAATCAAAAATTTGAGCGGATTCCCGAGCTTGAAAACAAATCCGTAACCGCTGTTTATGAAGATAAAAAGAAAAAAATTTGGGCCAGCACGCTTGATTCTGGATTCTATTTGCTCAACTCAAACCGGGAATTGCTTTTGCAGGATACAAAGTTTAAAAACAGTGCTTACGCAATGGTATCCACCTTGCCAGAATTTACTGCTTTTGTGGAAAGTAGTCAGGGTCACTTGTGGGCAAATTATCGCAATAGCCTATTGTTTTGGAACGCTAATGAGAAAAAATTCCATTTTAAACTAGCGTACTTTTTAGGTCAATACGAGGTAATCAACCACATTGGACACAGTCGATCCCAAAAATTATTGATTGCGATTCAAAACACCATTGATGAATTAACCTTCAAGGGTGATTCTTTTGCTCGTCGTCCTTTTCTAAATCTCAAACCTTTTCAACTCCAAAACATTACCACTTTTTATCAGGATGCGCAGGGCTACTATTTTATTGCAGATAACTATCACCGCTTGCTCATTATTCAGGCAAAAAAAGGGCAGCTAAAAAAAGTGCTTGACCTGGACAACGTTGGCGAGTGCTATGCTTTTTATGAGGCACAAAACAAGATTTGGATCGCCACGAGTAAAGGCCTGTATAGCTTGGATCAACACGCGATCAGCGCACAACAAAAAAGCAAACTCCAGTCTGCCCCCAACCTGCCCCGGGAAACCTTCTACACCGTCATCCCTGATGCCAAAGGCTACCTTTGGCTGAGTGGCAACAATGGACTGATTCGCTACCATATCCAACAAAAAAACTGGGATCGTTTTTCACAAGTCGACGGTTTACAAGGCCCAGAGTTTACTCCGCGTGTCTG includes these proteins:
- a CDS encoding DsrE family protein, whose translation is MKQLLVLLFVLSIAQLAGAQSHQTLSDEGYQDNKIVFQVVTQDTLAHKALMKQLNNIRSVAPNTPIEVVCHGPGLYMLVKDRCVVQKQLKEQSAKGIVFVACEFSLKERNVAKDDIVAEANFVRSGALEIATKQTKGWSYLKAGF
- the nadA gene encoding quinolinate synthase NadA, with the translated sequence MDAIAVAQQTLTQKGYLDLEVDPTLDLFEEINRLKKEKNAIILAHYYQEPDIQDIADYIGDSLGLSREAANTDADIIVFAGVHFMAETAKMLSPQKKVLLPDLKAGCSLADSAPAPLFKKFLEKYPDHVVVSYVNCSAELKTLTDICCTSTNAVDVINSIPLDQKIIFAPDKNLGAYLIKKTGRDMVLWNGACMVHEIFSNEKITKLMLRHPHAEFIAHPECEEHILAKASYIGSTTGLLKYTQKSPAKEFIVATEAGILHQMQKASPDKVFIPAPPENNCACNECPYMRLNTLEKLYLCMKHELPEIILPDWVIQQGRVCIDRMLEISQKAGHIH
- a CDS encoding response regulator, translated to MEKINLAIVEDDPLIRESLENFLTEHPSLKIGLIAKSMEEFLEAIKDAASRPALDLLLLDIELPGMSGIQGIYHIKQKYPDLDIVMLTTFEEEEKIFNSLCAGACSYISKRTPLVTIREAIFTVHRGGSYMSPSIARKIAQHFMPKERKEGELLSLRQKEIVQGIVDGLSYKMIADKLDISIDTVRDHIKRIYRALEVNSKAEVIRKSLEGEI
- a CDS encoding sensor histidine kinase, with amino-acid sequence MSKKWIVIWLLGFMQTSFAQHKTQLHFEHLSKEHGFIAGNRTYMYLDHDGLMWLSARDGLNSFDGQKIKAYPELANKKITSTFFEDDKKDLWFSTAESIYCYQRKRGVFESFQFKSPGKAPVTKKYTAFHFHKNGDLWVKIEQSRGAYLYGFNVKSKKFRPLFPLEGNLHYAIVDQLGEVSHIVSTQLVGQWDLQITAIKTGKRQQKAFTNYANGTEVLNNLNTWTNSAYPEGDSIIWAAVNVGLGVYYPKRDTGWIINGYTDKVKITDQGIGETWAIVPLTTRYLLVSSEEAGLLVFDKQSMKFVDQFLVDRNTQFGLTSNSLQELYLDRLHTLWVSQKDRGIAYTSLSNQKFERIPELENKSVTAVYEDKKKKIWASTLDSGFYLLNSNRELLLQDTKFKNSAYAMVSTLPEFTAFVESSQGHLWANYRNSLLFWNANEKKFHFKLAYFLGQYEVINHIGHSRSQKLLIAIQNTIDELTFKGDSFARRPFLNLKPFQLQNITTFYQDAQGYYFIADNYHRLLIIQAKKGQLKKVLDLDNVGECYAFYEAQNKIWIATSKGLYSLDQHAISAQQKSKLQSAPNLPRETFYTVIPDAKGYLWLSGNNGLIRYHIQQKNWDRFSQVDGLQGPEFTPRVWLKASNGEIWLGGPNGLNVFHPDSIKNSQSFPPLMIERIKVNDLDYKADQNILRLQKIPKLRHQENTLSFDFLAIEYNDPAAIQLKYRLRGQDDTWVETANPGFVRFSKLPPGAYTLEVISTNSDGIWMPEQRAKQLSFYIQTPWWRTWWFYALCIATITATAYGIFTYRLQQALKIERIRVRISSDLHDDVGTILSGLAMQSEILELTAPEPSKPKLQRISELSRSAMSRMRDTVWAIDARKDKLENLIDRMREHAEETLTPKDILLDLQVDQLAMHKNVSSPIRQALYLIYKEAITNIAKHSTADKVSVKLQKLGNQGLEMTIHDNGQVKIKDYKTTGSGLANMRMRAEQIGATFQVDTTNGFLISIQLPRLS